A single Stutzerimonas stutzeri DNA region contains:
- a CDS encoding FKBP-type peptidyl-prolyl cis-trans isomerase, whose product MQIAANKAVSIDYTLTNDAGEVIDSSAGGAPLVYLHGAGNIISGLEKALEGKQGGDEVKVAIEPQDAYGEYSPELVATLNRAMFEGVDELEVGMQFHASGPDGGMQIVTIRDVEGDDVIVDGNHPLAGQRLNFEVKIVDVRDASEEEIAHGHVHGEGGHQH is encoded by the coding sequence ATGCAGATTGCCGCTAACAAGGCTGTGTCAATCGACTACACACTCACCAACGACGCCGGTGAGGTGATCGACAGCTCTGCCGGCGGTGCGCCGCTGGTCTACCTGCATGGCGCAGGCAACATCATCTCCGGCCTGGAAAAAGCGCTGGAAGGCAAGCAGGGCGGTGACGAGGTCAAGGTCGCCATCGAACCGCAGGATGCCTATGGCGAGTACAGCCCCGAATTGGTCGCCACGCTCAATCGCGCCATGTTCGAAGGTGTCGACGAGCTGGAAGTCGGCATGCAGTTTCATGCGTCCGGTCCGGATGGCGGCATGCAGATCGTCACGATCCGTGATGTCGAAGGCGACGACGTGATCGTTGACGGCAACCACCCGCTGGCCGGTCAGCGCCTGAATTTCGAGGTCAAGATCGTCGATGTACGCGACGCCAGCGAAGAAGAAATTGCCCATGGCCACGTCCACGGCGAAGGCGGTCACCAGCACTGA
- a CDS encoding acetate kinase: MLARNILVINCGSSSIKFALVNETQATFPLQGLAERLGSPEAVLHWQLGDAKQSLDIPGADHRAALERLLPLAQDAAGGKLDGIGHRVVHGGEHFTGSSLIDEDVLKAIRDSAQLAPLHNPANLVGIDAAIALFPGLPQVSVFDTAFHQTMPEHAFRYAVPEFLYKEHSVRRYGFHGTSHHYVSKRAAEMTGLPVNDSCWLTAHLGNGCSTCAIVNGESRDTSMGLTPLEGLVMGTRSGDVDPNLHSYLHRTLGWSLEQIDRVLNHDSGLKGLSGLSNDMRTLYEARVAGHPGATLAFEVFCYRLAKSLASMACALPKLDGLIFTGGIGENSAAVRSRTLEHLKLFNFTLDEEANARCTRGVGGEIQAAGSPRVLVVPTNEERQIALDTLALLDA; the protein is encoded by the coding sequence ATGCTCGCTCGAAATATCCTGGTGATTAACTGCGGCAGCTCGTCGATCAAGTTCGCGCTGGTCAACGAAACGCAGGCGACCTTCCCGCTGCAAGGCCTGGCCGAGCGTCTCGGCAGCCCGGAAGCGGTGCTTCATTGGCAATTGGGGGACGCCAAGCAGAGCCTGGACATACCGGGTGCCGATCATCGCGCAGCGCTGGAACGACTGCTGCCGCTGGCCCAGGACGCCGCGGGTGGCAAGCTCGACGGCATCGGGCATCGGGTGGTCCATGGCGGCGAGCACTTCACCGGCTCCAGCCTGATCGACGAGGATGTGCTCAAGGCGATCCGCGACAGCGCACAACTGGCACCGCTGCATAATCCCGCCAACCTAGTGGGCATCGACGCCGCCATCGCGCTTTTCCCGGGCCTGCCGCAGGTGAGCGTGTTCGACACGGCCTTCCACCAGACCATGCCCGAACATGCGTTCCGCTATGCCGTGCCGGAGTTTCTCTACAAGGAGCACAGTGTTCGGCGCTACGGCTTCCACGGCACCAGCCACCACTATGTCAGCAAGCGCGCCGCCGAGATGACCGGCCTGCCCGTGAACGATAGCTGCTGGTTGACCGCGCACCTGGGTAATGGCTGCTCGACCTGCGCGATCGTCAACGGCGAAAGCCGCGACACCAGCATGGGACTGACCCCGCTCGAAGGCCTTGTGATGGGCACCCGCAGCGGCGACGTCGACCCCAATCTGCACAGCTACCTGCACCGAACGCTGGGTTGGAGCCTCGAACAGATCGATCGCGTACTCAACCACGACAGCGGACTGAAGGGGCTGTCAGGGCTGTCCAATGACATGCGCACCCTCTACGAAGCACGTGTTGCCGGCCATCCAGGCGCGACGCTGGCCTTCGAGGTGTTCTGCTACCGCCTGGCCAAGTCGCTGGCGAGCATGGCCTGTGCGCTGCCAAAGCTGGACGGCCTGATCTTCACCGGCGGCATCGGCGAGAATTCGGCCGCTGTGCGCAGCCGCACGCTCGAACACCTCAAGCTGTTCAATTTCACGCTGGACGAAGAAGCCAACGCACGCTGCACCCGCGGCGTCGGCGGAGAGATCCAGGCGGCGGGTAGCCCGCGCGTGCTCGTAGTACCTACCAACGAGGAACGACAGATCGCGCTGGACACCCTGGCGTTGCTTGACGCCTGA
- the pta gene encoding phosphate acetyltransferase, which yields MHTLFLAPCGFGGGLNSVSLGLIRALERAGLKVGFFKPIAQPFPLDQGRERSCVLVEKTLDIASPEPLPLEQVERQLADGELDLLLEDVVSRYQEVATGKDVVIVEGMVPTREFNHTSRINTHLAKSLDAEVILIAAQGSDTLKRMAERIEIQAQLFGGARDPKVLGLVLNKVKSDDGVPAFVERLKEQLPLLGTADFQLIGAIPYAEQLNALRTRDIAQLLDAKVLHAGEAERRRINKIVLCARAVPNTVQLLQPGVLVVTPGDRDDIILAASLASLNGVELAGLLLCSDFAPDPRILELCKAALDGGLPVMTVQTGSYDTATNLFALNKETPADDIERASQVTDFIAQHLQPELLHTRLSVPRSELRLSPPAFRYQLVKRAQQANKRIVLPEGNEPRTIRAAAICQDRGIARCVLLAKPEEVQAIAREQGINLPSSLEILDPESIVNHYVEPMCEMRKAKGLTPDDAREQLKDTVVLGTMMLALDEVDGLVSGAVHTTANTIRPALQLIKTAPGYSLVSSVFFMLLPDQVLVYGDCAVNPNPSATELAEIALQSAESAVALGVNPRVAMISYSTGTSGSGAEVEKVAEATRIAQERAPHLPIDGPLQYDAASVASVGKQKAPNSLVAGQATVFIFPDLNTGNTTYKAVQRSANVISVGPMLQGLRKPVNDLSRGALVDDIVFTIALTALQADSQKA from the coding sequence ATGCATACGCTCTTCCTCGCCCCCTGTGGTTTCGGTGGCGGCCTCAACTCAGTCAGCCTCGGCCTGATCCGGGCGCTCGAACGTGCCGGGTTGAAGGTCGGCTTCTTCAAGCCGATCGCCCAACCCTTTCCGCTCGACCAGGGCCGTGAGCGTTCCTGTGTACTGGTGGAAAAGACGCTCGACATCGCTTCGCCCGAGCCATTGCCGCTGGAACAGGTGGAACGTCAACTGGCCGACGGCGAACTCGACCTGCTGCTCGAAGACGTCGTCAGCCGCTATCAGGAAGTGGCCACTGGCAAGGATGTGGTCATCGTCGAGGGCATGGTGCCGACGCGCGAGTTCAACCACACCTCGCGGATCAACACGCATCTGGCCAAAAGCCTCGACGCGGAGGTCATCCTGATCGCTGCACAGGGCAGCGACACACTCAAGCGCATGGCTGAGCGCATCGAGATCCAGGCCCAACTGTTCGGTGGCGCGCGAGACCCGAAGGTACTCGGCCTGGTGCTCAACAAGGTCAAGAGCGATGATGGCGTGCCTGCGTTCGTCGAGCGCCTGAAGGAGCAGCTTCCCCTGCTTGGCACGGCGGATTTCCAGCTGATCGGCGCCATCCCCTATGCAGAGCAACTGAACGCGCTACGCACCCGCGACATTGCCCAGCTGCTCGACGCCAAGGTGCTTCACGCCGGCGAAGCCGAGCGTCGACGGATCAACAAGATCGTCCTGTGCGCCCGGGCCGTACCCAACACCGTGCAACTGCTCCAGCCAGGCGTGCTGGTGGTCACTCCGGGCGACCGCGACGACATCATTCTCGCCGCGAGCCTGGCGTCGCTCAACGGGGTCGAGCTGGCGGGGCTTTTGCTGTGTAGCGATTTCGCCCCGGACCCGCGAATTCTGGAGCTGTGCAAGGCAGCGCTCGACGGCGGTCTGCCGGTCATGACCGTGCAGACCGGCTCGTACGACACCGCCACCAATCTGTTCGCGCTGAACAAGGAAACACCTGCCGACGATATCGAGCGCGCCAGCCAGGTGACCGATTTCATCGCCCAGCACCTGCAACCCGAACTGCTGCATACGCGCCTGAGCGTACCGCGCAGCGAGCTGCGCCTGTCACCCCCTGCATTCCGCTACCAATTGGTCAAACGCGCCCAGCAGGCGAACAAGCGCATCGTCCTGCCGGAAGGCAATGAACCGCGCACCATTCGCGCCGCCGCCATCTGCCAGGATCGCGGAATCGCTCGTTGCGTCCTGTTGGCCAAACCCGAAGAGGTCCAGGCAATCGCTCGCGAGCAGGGCATCAATCTGCCGTCGAGCCTGGAGATCCTCGATCCCGAGTCGATCGTCAACCACTACGTCGAGCCCATGTGCGAAATGCGCAAGGCAAAGGGCCTGACGCCCGACGATGCCCGCGAGCAACTCAAGGACACCGTCGTGCTCGGCACCATGATGCTGGCGCTCGACGAGGTGGACGGTCTGGTGTCCGGTGCCGTGCACACCACCGCCAACACGATCCGCCCTGCACTGCAGCTGATCAAGACCGCGCCGGGCTATAGCCTGGTGTCGTCGGTGTTCTTCATGCTGCTGCCCGACCAGGTACTGGTCTATGGCGATTGCGCGGTGAATCCCAACCCGAGCGCCACCGAACTCGCCGAGATTGCGTTGCAGAGCGCCGAGTCCGCCGTCGCCCTGGGCGTCAACCCGCGGGTGGCGATGATCAGCTATTCGACCGGCACATCCGGCAGCGGCGCCGAGGTGGAAAAAGTGGCCGAGGCGACACGCATTGCCCAGGAGCGGGCGCCCCACCTGCCCATCGACGGCCCGCTGCAGTACGACGCCGCGTCGGTCGCCAGCGTCGGTAAGCAGAAGGCTCCGAACAGCCTCGTCGCCGGTCAGGCGACCGTGTTCATCTTCCCAGACCTGAACACCGGCAACACCACCTACAAGGCGGTGCAGCGCAGCGCCAACGTGATCAGCGTCGGCCCCATGCTGCAAGGCCTGCGCAAGCCGGTCAACGACCTGTCACGCGGCGCGCTGGTGGACGATATCGTGTTCACCATCGCCCTCACGGCCCTGCAGGCCGACAGCCAGAAGGCCTGA
- a CDS encoding acyltransferase, producing MLSVLPAPLRGVLAGLTLALNTLFWCWPLFALSLLKLALPIPGIQRALRFGMHWVAESWMAVNGFWMDQVRRTKWDVQGLEKVDLHHSYLVTSNHQSWADILMLQYQFNRRMPILKFFLKQELIWVPVIGLCWWALEFPFMKRFSKEYLAKYPEKRGQDLATTRKACERYRTNPVSVFNFLEGTRFTQDKHDEQASPYRYLLKPRAGGIAFVIDAMGEQLTSLINVTIHYPDGNPSFWDLLCGRIGQVVMRIDSQPIPAEFLHRSYDQDERYRLSFQEWVNALWTEKDAQLEALHRQYPPSR from the coding sequence ATGCTGAGTGTCCTTCCTGCTCCACTGCGCGGCGTGCTTGCCGGCTTGACCCTGGCGCTGAACACGCTGTTCTGGTGCTGGCCCCTGTTTGCCCTTTCCCTGCTCAAATTGGCGCTGCCAATCCCCGGTATCCAGCGCGCGCTTCGTTTCGGCATGCATTGGGTGGCTGAATCCTGGATGGCTGTGAACGGCTTCTGGATGGATCAGGTCCGCCGAACGAAATGGGACGTGCAGGGGCTGGAGAAGGTCGACCTGCATCATTCCTACCTCGTGACCAGCAACCACCAGAGCTGGGCCGACATCCTGATGTTGCAGTATCAGTTCAACCGACGCATGCCGATCCTGAAGTTTTTCCTCAAACAGGAGCTGATCTGGGTGCCGGTCATTGGCCTGTGCTGGTGGGCGCTGGAGTTTCCCTTCATGAAACGCTTCAGCAAGGAGTATCTGGCCAAGTACCCGGAAAAGCGCGGCCAGGACCTGGCCACCACTCGCAAGGCCTGCGAGCGTTACCGGACCAACCCGGTGTCGGTCTTCAATTTCCTCGAGGGCACGCGCTTCACCCAGGACAAGCACGACGAGCAAGCCTCGCCCTATCGCTACTTGCTGAAACCGAGAGCCGGTGGCATCGCCTTCGTGATCGATGCAATGGGCGAGCAATTGACGTCGCTGATCAATGTCACCATCCATTACCCGGACGGCAATCCCAGCTTCTGGGACCTGCTGTGCGGGCGCATCGGGCAGGTCGTGATGCGTATCGATTCACAGCCGATCCCGGCCGAATTCCTGCATCGCAGTTACGATCAGGACGAGCGCTATCGGCTGAGCTTCCAGGAGTGGGTCAATGCGCTCTGGACCGAGAAGGATGCTCAGCTCGAGGCGCTGCATCGCCAGTATCCACCGAGCCGCTAG